One genomic region from Lacerta agilis isolate rLacAgi1 chromosome 13, rLacAgi1.pri, whole genome shotgun sequence encodes:
- the LOC117056902 gene encoding EKC/KEOPS complex subunit LAGE3-like, whose translation MQSLSVLLPGGTSLVGTPQQGRPFPVPPPHNKFCPRAHHPQVKPALPAEVRLLFTDQQKELPGPWSHTSEGQTKSHPNICELRIPFPSSSLAEIALGSLAPDPEPRKEGISKELGVTEDILHVRWRADEARILHVSISSFLEHLSLVVKTMDLFGPPVA comes from the exons ATGCAGTCGCTCTCCGTGCTTCTACCTGGAGGGACTTCTCTTGTCGGGACACCACAGCAGGGGAGGCCCTTTCCTGTGCCGCCACCACACAATAAG TTCTGTCCAAGAGCCCACCACCCTCAGGTGAAGCCAGCTCTTCCTGCAGAAGTCAG ATTGCTTTTCACAGACCAGCAGAAGGAACTTCCAGGCCCATGGAGTCACACTTCAGAGGGACAAACAAAAAG CCA CCCCAACATCTGTGAGCTGAGGATCcctttcccatcatcatcattggccGAGATtgcgctgggctccctggccccTGACCCTGAGCCCCGCAAAGAAGGGATCAGCAAGGAACTGGGCGTGACGGAGGACATCTTGCATGT tCGATGGAGAGCAGATGAAGCTCGGATTCTGCATGTGTCCATCAGCTCCTTCCTGGAGCATCTCTCCTTGGTGGTGAAAACTATGGACCTGTTTGGGCCTCCGGTGGCTTGA